ACCCCGGGGCACCTCCCACGGCCTCATCCGAGTTGGTATCGGCCTCCTCCCGGTCCCGGGACGTTcaacctcccccctccacccctccgaGGGAGGAGCGACAAGGATACACCccctcctccacctacctgctgAGTGTAGGCCCCTCGATAGAGGTTGGTGACTTTGAGTTCGCTGCCGTCCCACGTGCAGTCTCCATACTGGCCCCCCAGCCGGGACACCTCCTCCTGGAAGACACAGGGGCCCGGGGGCCGTCAGGGCCGTTCCCGGATCCCGCccgacccctccccctccccgatcCTCAGGCGCCCCGACCGGTTGGGGAAACGGACGAACTCCACCTTAAGTACACCCGCGGACTCggctcccaccacccccccccccggctaaAAAAAGATAAGTCCCTTCTCACCCtcaattgtgaggctgtgcccgccCGTTCCGGGTACCCCCACCAGAGGGAACGGCCTCCCCACACCCGCCCTATCCAGCCCTCTCGGTAGGTGTCAATGAGCACCCACCCCCCAAATCCCAGCCAGTGCTGCCGAACGTTAACACCTTCGTTCCCGGGAGCGTCCTCGTCAAACCCCCCCCCCTTGACCAGAGGACTGAGAGACCCTCAAACGGGGTGGGCTGGGTGGAGCTGAACTCGCCCGGTACCTTGTGCATGCTGATCGAGGTCTCGAGCCCGGGCTGGATGTCAAAACCCCCGTCCTCGAGGAACGGGACGGTGTCCGGGCTGTGCACCATCACCCGGGCCCCGGCCGAGGTGGTGAGGAACGGGGTCCGGTCCATCTGTGCCGTGTTGAGGAGCAGGGACAGGCCTGTGGGAgacagagggagtttcacactgtgtctgaccccgggagtgtgtgatgggacggtgaggagggagattcactctgtgtctgaccccgggagtgtgtgatgggacggtgtggagggagattcactctgtgtctgaccccgggagtgtgtgatgggacagtgtggagggagattcactctgt
The Hypanus sabinus isolate sHypSab1 unplaced genomic scaffold, sHypSab1.hap1 scaffold_2633, whole genome shotgun sequence DNA segment above includes these coding regions:
- the LOC132388087 gene encoding amiloride-sensitive sodium channel subunit alpha-like isoform X2, with amino-acid sequence MDRTPFLTTSAGARVMVHSPDTVPFLEDGGFDIQPGLETSISMHKEEVSRLGGQYGDCTWDGSELKVTNLYRGAYTQQACLRSCFQLTMVSRCGCAHYSYPLPPGSEYCDSHRHRGWGHCYFQLYKEYTGDVLGCFQTCRKPCR